The Rhodopirellula halodulae genome includes the window TCCGGCCCGAGTTCATCGCACGCCGCCAACATGGCGTCGTGGATTTCTTCGCCGGACAGCCGTCGAGGATTCATTCGCCACAGCAAGACGTTCTGCGGGTCGACGGAATCAATGTGTTCGTCTTTCAAGCGAGTCGACGATTGTCGATAGGTTGCCGACATCAGAATGCGTCGATGCAGCTTCTTCAAACTCCAACCATCCTCGATGAAACGTGTTGCCAACCAATCCAGCAACTCAGGATGAGATGGCGGCGTGCCCAGCCGACCGAAGTCGCTGGCGGTTTCCACCAAGCCGCGACCGAAATGCTGCTGCCAGACACGATTGACGATCACCCGAGCTGTCAACGGGTTCTGGGGATCGGTGATCCAAGCGGCCAGAGTGGATCGACGGCCCGTGGACTGAAGTGCCGTGGGAACCGCCACGATATCAGCGGGTTCCGGATCTAAGATTGTGGGGTAGCCAGGCTCAATCGGAGGGCCATCGTGATCGGGGATCCGCGTCGGCGGCGAATCGGTGCCCACATCGCCGGCCACAAACGGCAGCGTCGGTAGAGGCTTGGGCTTGAGATGAGCCAGTTCAGCGAGTTGACCTCGAAGATGTTGTCGTTCGGTTTCCGTCTCGCCGTCCATCCACTCCGATAGTTTGTCGGGATGGAGGTCAAATTGGTTGGACGCCAAGGAAGCGATTTGATGTTCGTACAGAGTGCGGTCGCGACGGCGGCGACCGATCATCGATTGAATTTCCTCGGTGAATTTGTCGACGCCCTCGCGTGTTGCGTGAGCGAGCAAAACCGGTGTTTCAATTTCATGCAGTCGAGACCGGATGGTTTCGGTGGCTTCTTCCCATGCATGCAATTGACGCAGGTGTTCTTCCCGCGTTGGCACATCCGCGACGGGCATGTCCTCGCGAGGCAAGAGCGGCGTGAAGAAAGCCTTCATTGCGAAAAAGTCACGCTGAAGTAGCGGGTCGAACTTGTGATCGTGACACTTCGCGCACTTCAAACCTTGCGCCAAGAAAACATCCGCGGTTGTTTCGGTGACATCGCTAAGGATCTCTTGCCATTGGCCTTCCACGTCACGCTGGTTCCATTCATAGATCCAATGACGCAGATACATCGTGCCAATCAATGCATCGCGATTGCCCGGATCGATTTCATCGCCCGCCAGTTGTTCACGAACGAAGCGATCGTACGGCTTGTCGTCATTGAATGAACGAATGACGTAGTCGCGGTACAGATGAGCATGAGGCCGTGCATGGTCGGCGTTGTACCCATCGGAGTCCGCGTAACGCACCAAGTCCAACCAAAATCTGGCTTGGTGTTCACCGTATTCTGGGTGTCCCAACAAGGAGTCAATCTGTGCGGCGTACCAGTCGCCTTGCGGTTGTGCGTTGGGCGAAGCGTCACAAGGCGGAAGTCCAGTCAGGGCGAAGTGGACTCGTCGTTGCAGTCGATCGGGCGTCGCTTCGGCTGACGGAGTCAATTCGTTTTCGGTCAGACGAGCGAAAACGAAATGGTCAATTTCGTTGCGACACCAACCCGCGTCCTCGACTTTGGGAACTTCGGGATCGCTGATGGGCTGATAGCACCACCACTCGCGATCGTCCTCACTGATGGTGGGAGTGGGAGTCAGAACGACGCGATCAGGCCACGGTGCCCCGGCGGCGATCCATTTTGCAATTCCCGACACGGTTGGGTCATCGAGCTGGCCGCTGGGTGGCATTTCGAATGATTCGAAACGCAACGCTTCGATCAGCAAGCTCTCGTCGGGAGCCTCACGAACAATCGCCGGGCCGGAGTCGCCTCCCGCGAGCAGTCCTTCCAACGTGGTGAGCTTCAGTCCACCTTCCTGTTCGGTTTCACCGTGGCACTGGATGCAGTGTTTGACCAGCGTCGGTCGGACGTGGACTTCGAACAAATCACGTTCAGCCGGCGAGGAGGCTGCGACCACACCGGGGCCGATCATCAAACATGCGGCCAAATAACCGCAAAACTGGATGAGTCGGAATGGAATCACGTGCATGAACCTCGGCAGGCACCGCCCTGTCACGTGCGAGTCGCACGTCCTCGCATCGGTTGCGGAGCGATGCGATGAGAGGAACGGCAGTGGGGGAAGGAGGTGGGATTGGCAAATCGTTTTTCGCCGGTGGGGATGCAACTAGTCTATCGAGTTTGGACGCGACTTTGTGAGGTTCCGCTGAAAAAAGTTGTGGATAGCAACATGGTCAAGTTGGGCTGATTTCACTCCTGGCGAAGAGCGTCGATCGAAGCTTGTAATTGCTGTGCCTCGACCTCGGTCTTCCCAAGAGGCGCTGAGGGATAATGTTTTTCCCGCGTGTATCCGATGTAATTCATCCATCCTTTCCACCTGAGTTTGTGTTTTTGATCAATCAACGAAAACATCGGATCGGCTTGAACATCAGCCAGCGATCGATTCAGCGGTGGTAGCCCCAGGCCTGATGCAATGGTTTGTGCCATCACCCAGTGTCCGTCCATTCCCGGGTGCACATGATCGCGCGAAAATGGCTGCTCTCGTTGCTTTCGTGCTTTTTTCATTGGCGTGTGCAAGTCGATGACCTCGACGCCGTCCAACTGCAGCGACGATTCCCAGCTTGCGAACTCAGCTAGCACGACGTCATAGTCGACTTCTTTCTGACGGGTGAGATCGTCATAGATCGGAGGTGTGACGAGGTAGATTTGTTTGACACCCGCTTTTTGGCTTTGCCGGATGAAAGACAACATGCCGTTCTGGAACGCGTCCATTCGTTCTTGGTTGAGCGGTTGGTAGATGCCGTCGTTCATGCCGTAACAGGCAATGATGACATCGGGCTTCACGCGATCCAGCAATCGTTCCAGTCGTTCCAGCAAACACGGTCGCGGAAACCGCCCGCCCGCATGACCATCTTCACTGAGTCCGGAAACCGTCTCGCTGCCCAGTCCCAAAGGATAAATATCGAAGTCACGGTCGGGGTATTGCTTCTGCAGTTGATACGACAGGAGGGAAACGTAGTGTCCGGCTTGCGTGATGGAGTCACCAACCACTGCGATTCGAGCGCCAGACAGCACGTCGATGGCTTCCTGTGCGGATGAATGGTTGGTCACCCAGCCCAATGACAGGAGCAGCGTTGCGAGGAGTGTTGCAACGCCGCGACGAGTGAGTGAACGTGGTGACATCTTGTTTGTGTCGGAGTTAGGCATGGTGAAGATCAACGTGCTGGGGAGCTTGTTCGTAGGGTCAGTTCCAATGTTGAGCGATCTTGTTTCGCAGGAATTCGGCGCTTCGCTGAAGTTGTTCAATTCCGTCGACACCGTCTTCGATGCTGATCCAAGAATCAAAACCTTTCGAATGTAATTCAGCAAAGATGGCATCGTAGTCGTTCAGCCCTTTGCCGATTTCGCCGTGACTCAGGCGACTGGCGTAACCCACGGAACCACTTTCTTCTGATCGTAGATCGTCCAGTGTTCCTTCCGTCAGAAAGCGATCACTCGCGTGCATTGTCACGACTCGGTCGGAGACACGCTTCAATAGTTCCAATGGATCATCGCCGGCAAGGAATGCGTTGCTGGGGTCGTAGTTCACGCCAAAGTTGGGATGGTTGATCGCGTCAACCAATTGGCAGAACACCGGCATTTGCTGAGCAAACTCGGGGTATTCCCAAAAGTCGTCTTTGTAATGGTTCTCCAGAATCAACGTGATGTCTCGCTCGGCTGCATACGGCAAGCAATCGTGAATGCAGTCGGCCGCGAGCTGCTTACCCTGGTCGATGGTCAGTTCAGGTCTTCGCTGACCACTGAGTACCCGGCAATAGGTGCCTCCCAAGGCATGTGTCATTTCGATCCAACGCTTTTGTTGCTCAACCTGTTTTTCCCGAAACGATGGATCGGGGTGAGTGAAGTCGGGCGAGCAGCACAGCATGGGAATCACCATGCCGCGATCCTCGACCTGCTGACGCAACGACGGCCAGTTGGCTGAATCCCTGAGTTCTAAAAAGCCAGCGTAGAATTCCAGTCCCGCGACGTCCAATGTTTGAGCAAGGTCAAACCATTCGCTCAGTCTCATCGTGCCGTCTTTGCATAAGGCGGTCATGTAGGCTTTGGGAAAGGCTGCAAGTTGGGGCATGGCTGGTGGGAATGGTGATGGTTGAACAAGAGATTTGGTTGAACAAGAGATTGATGAGCAGCGATTTTTTGTGGGCTAGATCGGAGTCAGGATGGACTTGACCACTTCACCGCGATGCATTTTTTCGAACGCGGTTTGCCATTGGTCGAGCGGCCAGACTCCACCGATGATCGGCTTCACGTCCAGTTGGCCGCTGGCGAGCAAAGCCAAAACGCGTTCCCAGATGGGCCAGTTGTGGCTGAAGCTGCCTTGAAGGGTGACGTTCTTTTGAACGAGAGGATCCAGGTTGTATCCGAGGGGTTGTGGGCCCCAGCCGACTTTGCTGATCCAACCGGCCGGGCGGACGATGCGCAGGGCAATTTCGAGCGTGGCACTGGAACCCGCGGCGTCGATCACGCCATCGCAGCCCAGTCCATCGCGATGGTGGGCCCAAGCGGTCGGATCACCAACGACTCCGTGGCAACCATAGTTGTCGGACGCGATCCACAATCGATGTTGGTCCGCTTCCAGACCCACCAAGGCCACCTCGGCGCCACACAGTCGCGCCATCGCAGCGCACAAGATTCCAATGGTTCCTGGTCCCAGAACGATCACGCGATCGCCGGGTTCGATTCGGGCGTTGCG containing:
- a CDS encoding PSD1 and planctomycete cytochrome C domain-containing protein, which encodes MHVIPFRLIQFCGYLAACLMIGPGVVAASSPAERDLFEVHVRPTLVKHCIQCHGETEQEGGLKLTTLEGLLAGGDSGPAIVREAPDESLLIEALRFESFEMPPSGQLDDPTVSGIAKWIAAGAPWPDRVVLTPTPTISEDDREWWCYQPISDPEVPKVEDAGWCRNEIDHFVFARLTENELTPSAEATPDRLQRRVHFALTGLPPCDASPNAQPQGDWYAAQIDSLLGHPEYGEHQARFWLDLVRYADSDGYNADHARPHAHLYRDYVIRSFNDDKPYDRFVREQLAGDEIDPGNRDALIGTMYLRHWIYEWNQRDVEGQWQEILSDVTETTADVFLAQGLKCAKCHDHKFDPLLQRDFFAMKAFFTPLLPREDMPVADVPTREEHLRQLHAWEEATETIRSRLHEIETPVLLAHATREGVDKFTEEIQSMIGRRRRDRTLYEHQIASLASNQFDLHPDKLSEWMDGETETERQHLRGQLAELAHLKPKPLPTLPFVAGDVGTDSPPTRIPDHDGPPIEPGYPTILDPEPADIVAVPTALQSTGRRSTLAAWITDPQNPLTARVIVNRVWQQHFGRGLVETASDFGRLGTPPSHPELLDWLATRFIEDGWSLKKLHRRILMSATYRQSSTRLKDEHIDSVDPQNVLLWRMNPRRLSGEEIHDAMLAACDELGPEKRAIYKNVKRNRLDPFLAAFDFPDRVRSQGKRHRTTTSPQALMLMNNKWVHDRAKRLEAQHHDTSLHDMIQAVHQQLFHRDAGPQDHQRAAQFMLSYPDNAPEQSSSGKSQDDTTKARLALLHAYLCSSEMIYVD
- a CDS encoding SGNH/GDSL hydrolase family protein, with product MSPRSLTRRGVATLLATLLLSLGWVTNHSSAQEAIDVLSGARIAVVGDSITQAGHYVSLLSYQLQKQYPDRDFDIYPLGLGSETVSGLSEDGHAGGRFPRPCLLERLERLLDRVKPDVIIACYGMNDGIYQPLNQERMDAFQNGMLSFIRQSQKAGVKQIYLVTPPIYDDLTRQKEVDYDVVLAEFASWESSLQLDGVEVIDLHTPMKKARKQREQPFSRDHVHPGMDGHWVMAQTIASGLGLPPLNRSLADVQADPMFSLIDQKHKLRWKGWMNYIGYTREKHYPSAPLGKTEVEAQQLQASIDALRQE
- a CDS encoding sugar phosphate isomerase/epimerase family protein; amino-acid sequence: MPQLAAFPKAYMTALCKDGTMRLSEWFDLAQTLDVAGLEFYAGFLELRDSANWPSLRQQVEDRGMVIPMLCCSPDFTHPDPSFREKQVEQQKRWIEMTHALGGTYCRVLSGQRRPELTIDQGKQLAADCIHDCLPYAAERDITLILENHYKDDFWEYPEFAQQMPVFCQLVDAINHPNFGVNYDPSNAFLAGDDPLELLKRVSDRVVTMHASDRFLTEGTLDDLRSEESGSVGYASRLSHGEIGKGLNDYDAIFAELHSKGFDSWISIEDGVDGIEQLQRSAEFLRNKIAQHWN
- a CDS encoding zinc-binding dehydrogenase, translating into MQSAAVVNYAPEAGSVEIREVSRPEIGAEDVLLEVSHVGVCGSDLHQWTADHSWPVNYPVVLGHEFGGTVVGVGSNVQGWQEGDRVVSETAAIIDVNNPMTRRGLYNLDPTRKGFGYGVDGAMTRFVRVPSRILHAVPNGLSFEHACLTEPCCVAYNAVVRNARIEPGDRVIVLGPGTIGILCAAMARLCGAEVALVGLEADQHRLWIASDNYGCHGVVGDPTAWAHHRDGLGCDGVIDAAGSSATLEIALRIVRPAGWISKVGWGPQPLGYNLDPLVQKNVTLQGSFSHNWPIWERVLALLASGQLDVKPIIGGVWPLDQWQTAFEKMHRGEVVKSILTPI